A stretch of DNA from Glycine max cultivar Williams 82 chromosome 18, Glycine_max_v4.0, whole genome shotgun sequence:
AGCATTGCTACTACTATCATCACTAATACCACCTCTATCATCACCGCCACCATTGCCACAAGTGGCTTCCACCATCAACATCGCACCACCACCATGTTATCATTGCCACTACTAATgccacctccaccaccaccaccaccatcactaCTACCATGTTGTCACTGTCACCACCAATGCCACCTCTACTACCATCGCCACTGCCAACATGTTGTTACTACTACTAATGTCACCTCCACAACCACCGTCAGCACCACTATTATCACTGTGATTGTGATTACTCTTGGTTTCTTTAGTGTCTTTATTATTGCTGACATTATCATTTTTGTTGCCACCACATAAAAGCActctaaaactatttttaatatgatatgaaatttttaaaataagtttatttgaaactaattatattttaaaaatcggtttaaaattaaaaattgattgttatttttaaaatttttgaaatttaaaacttaaaaccacCCAAAATAGGACATGTGTCGTTGAAATAACGAGTTAAATTTGACTATCATAGATTTGATTAGCTAAGTCTATGATCAACAAAGATTTATGTGggtaaatattttaagaatggatccattttgaaaaataatttgtaaaagtgACTTAATAAGCCAATCAACCTTTAGACTCTTCGGTGGGATGTTGCCACACTTTTCATTAAAAAAGTTTTCATAACTTAGAAgtgaaatggaagaaaaaatcaatataCGAATATAAtctagaaaaaaaagtgaatataaTTACTCTACCTTTCATATTTAACTCATTTATaactcttttctatttttctttttttttaatcttatcttatctctCTTATCCATATAAAATGGACTTATACGCAATTTCATagtacttaaattaattttcaataaaataagcTGTACTAAAGTGGTTAACAAAATAATGGAATTTTCcattgataaaaacaaaaacaaaaaaatgtatatgacACCTGATACAATACAAgttaaaatcaaactccacatcTTCTGTGGCATACTGGCATAGTACCCTTTTTTCAATCTATTCAAAATTAATCGGCAAACATGGCAACGATATCACCTTGTCAATATGTTGCCGTTGTATCTTATCAGCTCTCTTTCACagttttatttttggaaaaaagagagagagagagagagaatgaatgATAGTGATGAGGATgtaataagaaaacaaatagagaaataaaaagaaaagatactTGCATCAAAACTATGTATATGAACAATTGTGCAGGGAATGCCCCCACAAAATAGACCGACAGAAGAACAAGGATGTTGAACTTTTTTCACTCCCTTTTCTTGTCTGGTTTTCTGCTATCCTCTTGTTTCCACCCTTTAACgacatatatatttgtttagaaGGGCATGATGGAAACAAGTTCTAACTCCAATGATATATATGCAAAAAGTTTTACATGCACCATGCACAGCTTCTAACAGAAGCCAACATTGTTCATCATAATCATGGAAAGTGAACTAAATCAGTAACTTAGCAACGAATATTTCACCCTCAGAACAATTTTCCCTTTCTCAACACCAAGTTTTCCACCAGTAACTAACCAATGTCCAGGAGGATCTTGTGGCCCTTTGCTCATTTCAGACAAGTCAACATACTTGAACAACTTGCTTCCTGTGGTGTTGTTCTCTCTGGAACCAAAGCTCGAGTTATCAGGGTTGGTGGGGGTGTGATCCCAGAATGATCTTCTGATTGTGCAACCAGGTAACCTCGAAAACAAGAGCTTCATGTACAACACGCTTCGCGGTCCGAAATCCCACACTCCAAGCTGCACCCCGGTAACCACATAGATGCCAGAGAACTCCCCTATAAACGTTTCAGGATTCTCAACGGGTGCTGTGCTCACATGAGAAAAATTCTTCCACTTAACGGGCTCGAACCACCGGCTGTCTTGCTCCTCGGGTCCCTGCCACTTGGGAGCACCAATGGTTACATCTGTGTCCCAATATGGCCTAAGGATCTTTGGAAGAGATGATAAGTGTTGAAGATGAACACTCAAACGATTCTGCTTGCTTCCTTCAAGAAACAGACGTAGGCCGGTTACTGGCAAACGCCCAACTGTGATCTGCATATGAAAAGGAACACTGAGTCAAATGAAATTTATTAGCTATCTGCTAACTGTCTTCTACACTTTGAGGACTTATGATTAAAAGTATAGCTAATAATCATGTGAATTCAAAAACCGCTtaaaatgaagattaaattgCTCTGCATAAATGCAATTGAGATAATATTTTAGAGCATTCTAATAGTATTTCTTCAATAACACTCTTTACAAGTGGAATTTTAAGCTAAATAATCTCCTGGAGGTTCACATTTGGCATTAACTATAGAAGAAATAGCAAAACTGATTATGAATATATCAGTAGTTAACCCTTCATTAGTCCTTTACAGCTAATCTTTACTCTTGTTCATGAAACACGACACTCCCCTCCCCCAATCTTTCCTCCTTTTCTAACCTGAACCCCATAACTATCATTAACttcatatagtaaaaaaaagtattgtatTGCTTCCAAATATAGTAGtgactcaaaaaataaaataaagtctgGCCAGCAAAAGCCTTTTCTTTATTGTTGGAAAAGCTGCAGCCCAATTTTAACAGTTAAAAGCAGCATATAAAAAGTGGTGgattttaaaatctaatatgTGCTGATTCAAATGAAGTGTATGCAGCCTCATGAGTCAAAATAATCTTTATAACTGAAAATTAAGTACTAAGATGAACTAAAATTATACCAATACATAGATTTTAATGCCAGAACAATAGTGTGAATCCAACAGAATCAGGAGTTTCAAAGCTCAACAAGAAACTGCCAAAAAAAGATCCTTTACCTGCTCTTGGCTAACATAAAGTTTCTGGCCCATTATGCTGAATTGTAAAGATGGGCAAATAGGTTCCTTCCTTTGTTGTCCAGGAATCCTTTCATGAAGAGGAGCCCAAACGTGAGCAATTTGAAACTCTAAGAAATATCTAAGTTCTTCAATGGGAGGTTTATCtgctaaaaaaaaacaagtagaggGGAAAAGAAACATGCAATTGATATATTAGATTAAACTGCAAGAAGCCAATAGAAAACTATTCCAATTCCATGTCATCTAAAATGAAGGATAAACTGGCTTACATTCAAGATAGAGACCAATAGCGTGAGTCAATTGTTCCTTGCCAGGAACTTCATCAATGAGATCTGTTATAGGACAGAAAGTCATCTGAATGACATCCGGGGAAGACCAAACAGTTCTGAGCCACATACTGTGGTCTTGTTCCAAATCATCTCCTCCTCTCCTTCTGAAAATGACTCTGACATCCTGGGTGTATCCAAGGAAGTTAAGAAAAGAGTTAAACTGTACACAACAATCCAACATGAAGCTACTAACGATCAAAAAGACAAAAACCATAAAAGACATGTAATTATCACTCCTAACAATAAGTATGAATTCTTCCTATAGGCCAATGCTGATGCAAGGATTCCAAATAGAGATCAAAAGGATACCTAATGTGCATTACATATAAAAATGTAAAGTTGaggaaaagggagaaaaagaaTGACAAATGGATAGCACATATAGGTGCATTTAGGTTACAGACAAGAAATGCAGAACTTCAGAAAGCGGCAAGAAAAATTGATAGTGGTTTCTCGGTTTCTCCCATTATGAGGAGATATAACCATGTCAAAGTTCTGCACTGGGACAGAACTGTGGACCTAATTTGTTCAAATGCTTAAAGCATAAATACACAATAGATGACACAAAACTTAGTGCCTATAGTATATCTAGCATTACTTGCTTCCAAATTTGAACAGCAATTCATCGAAACaaatttaaacaactaaaactaAGGATCATGGCAATATTgagcttaaaaaatatttcacagAATATATACTGCATACTTTCCCACTTAGATAAGTTCCAGATGCAGATTGAGGGTGTATCTCTTGATTATTGAATGAAAAGGGATCAACAACCtgcaaaattatataattacaaaataagTAATACATTCCTTGTTATCAAGAACCTGAATCAAATCACTATAAGGAATCGGAATTAAAGTGAAACTAGCCTTATCCTTGAATTTTGTTTGAAGTGAACTTGTATGGTTATTGATGTCAGAGAACCTCTGGTTTCCAATGTCTTGAATATAGTTCTTTATCTCCAATGTTGACAAAGGTGAACTACGGTGgtgtttaacaaaaataacatccTTACCACCAATAGTTATGGATGTAATGACATGTGTCCCAAAGTTTTCAATAAAGCTATCAAAATAAGATTCAAGGTCAAGGACAATCTGAAGATAAATATTTTGTCACTGCATTCTGTAGATAACTTGTACATGCATACCTTGCCAAGGATGGTGGATCCCAATTCACTGGAATATCCCTTTTGACATTTTCTTGCAATGTTAAGTGGGCATTTGTAAGCTGAACCTTTGCGAGGGGAATATAAAACCCATCTGAAGAAAGAGATTTTGTCTCAGTAGCATCAATGTGTTTTGAACCAGTGAAGCTAAACGCAGAATTAAATGTCCCAAGAGGAAAGCTTTGTGATATATTAGCCTTCTGATTGAAATATTCCACCATCTGCAGTCAAATGACAAAAGATTTATCACAAATCAGTATTAATCTGAAAACcaattataagttataacatttgggttttattattgttttagcaACAAATAGCTTTAGCTCTTAGTTTGAAACTATTTGCTTTATTTAGATTCTTGTTCTTTAGTACAATGgagtctgatttttttttttctttctcaaaatcCACACTGGCAAAACGTCAAGGAACCAACCTATCTGCTACCAAGACCAATTTACCACAGGACAAGTAATAAATTTCAGTAATACCTACTGATCCCATAAACTATGGCAGACAAGAAAATGTTCTATATGGAAAGATAGGACTAAGGACCAGGTATCTTATCTAAGCTTGAGATAGATCTTATCAATTACTTTAGTTCAAGCTTAATGCCCATATCATTCTCAATCAGTATTTCATAGAATCATAGCCCCTCTTCCCTCTGTACAAAaccaatttttcttttacaagtCCTTTAAACAAAGCTAGTATCGAAACACAACTTTGGTGGTTTCAGTATCAATTGACAGCAGTCACTGCTGCTTGTTCCATGCCTTGAATCCTAGCTCAGTCCAAAACACTATTTCATTACACCAGATTCCTGAACAATCTCTTCTCCACAATCATTGATGTCAACCCAAAaccaaattcttaaaatttcgGTTTAAGACCTAATTCAACCCTACAAAACCAACTTATAAAGTAAGAATTGCCTAAACCTTATAAGACTACATTGGTCATATCTCTAGTCTATGTGAGATCTCAACATACCTATCACAACACTCCCTATATCTAGAGGGTAGACAAATACAGGTGGCTTAGTAACAAATCTAAGACAAGATATGATACCatcttaaaatttcattttagggTCTAACTCAATTTTACAAAACAGACTTGTAAGGTAAGAATTTTGCAGGTCTTATATTTGAGCTATATTAGCAAATCTCTAGTCTACACGGGATCTCAACACAAATATCACATACTTGAACAATTACCACGCGGAATTACATTTGaagcaaataaaaatcaatattcaCCAAGTCATCAATGACCCAACATTTTTAccatagagaaaaaataaaagcaatgacaaaaatggaaaattttCAAGTTCAACCATACCTCCTGGTAACTACAGACTCCAGAACTGCGACGCCCCACATGCTCCTGAGAGTTCTTAACAATGTCCATTGAAACATTGGGAACAACCACATCATCGTACAACCACAAGTCCCTCACGTGTTCTTCATCAACATGGACCACCCTGGACCCTGCCACTCCTTTGCAATACAGCAACCTCGTATCGCAGTTCACATCAAAGCCTCTACCTAATGCCTTCACAGCGTTGATAGCAGTGTGCAATGCTGGCACGTGCTCCTCCATCAAAAAATCGTTCACAATATCTTATGTTCCAAGGTGAACATTTTATCTAAGGCAATACGAATTTAAGGGAAAACAGAACAACCCATGTAAATAAATTTCGTGAAAACCAAGAAATGGTAAGACTTTACTTTGTTGGAGATGTTGAAGTCATTTAGGAGTTAAAGGAATTGGAAGTGGAATGGAAGATCAAGTTCAACTCTTCcaccttctctttttgtttcttgttcttAACGAAGTGCCACGGTAAAATTGAAGCAACTATAAACACATGTTAATGTTCATGAACCTGAATCTGAAGCTGCCATGGATCTCACACCAATGAGGATCATACAGTAGTATTGTAGTACTTTTCTATGACAATGTTGTTTTACGCAGTGTTTGTTTCAGACGAATGAAAGTGAATTGCACTGATCGGTGTGGTCAAACGGTGGACTCTGGACTCATTATATGTTTGTTTGAATaccatttaaatatttgaatatgtCACTTAAATAgggatttttaattataaatttgactAATAAAGTTAATATTGAGGAttgaaaatagtttattttattagaagagtcaaaaagaacatttttttaatgaatatatttgttttcttaaaaattagttattattaattaataataaacataaaagtgTGATTTAAAGATTTGTTTTCTATTCAActtccatatttttttaagatttaaaaattagTCCAGGCAGGAGGCATTGACTTGATTTGGAAAGGTCAGATGTTGACCGTCCATTAGACACTGGGGTCTAAAGTCTAAACACGTGCATCCAACTTTACTTTAgcgtcatgtttttttttttttgtgtattttatacattttttttatataaaaaaaattggttgaatatgtattttgaatttgttaCGTTGATGATCACTAGTTTGAAAAACTCATCAACCGATACAACTCAATTACAtgtagagtttaattttgatattatgatagtataaacttttttataaattttaaagaattgatCAAATAGAATTGGCCAATGCTCAAAAACATTTATGATTGGTTGTTATATACTTTTTCTTGGTGAATGATTGGTTGTTATATAAAGCATATCgtctaatataattaatatatcgagaataCAGAAAAGAGTCCAATTAAAAGGTAATAGTTAAGAACGCGTGTTGAACATTTTTTATGAGAAGTGAGGATTGGACGTCCAATTTAAAACCACACACTTTAAAAAGAATCATATAATTTCATTCATAATCAAAGGCAAAATTAAATaggataaaaaatgtatttgttaGCATAACATCTTTGACACCCTAATTAATTTATGAGAGcaacataatttatttgtcaCCTAACAAAACTCACCAATGGATTTGAAATATTCGATAAACATGGTTTAGGAtaagtttttttagaaatatacttatttataagttaaaataagtttttcattaattaatttataaaaactcatacaattttttctaaaaaaagagaagatatctacaaattaattaatgatttattaatgaaaaatttattttaacttaagaaaaaaaatcattttattttttattcttatttttttcttctaaaaatactTATCTAAACGGCTTATAGAGCCCAAGTCTTTGCTTCTAATGGATGTAAAATACCTTGATAAATGGTCTTTGTTTTAACAAATTGGCCATGTTGATTACGTAGGCACATCCCAACTCCAAAGGAAATTTGCTCTGCAAAAACCCCAGCATCTACATTATATTTTGACATTTTCTAACCTTCAACCATTCAAAATAGAATTACTTCCCATAATTTACCGTCGCGACACTTCCAAGTTccaaatgcaacaaaaaataac
This window harbors:
- the LOC100791420 gene encoding MACPF domain-containing protein CAD1 isoform X2 produces the protein MEEHVPALHTAINAVKALGRGFDVNCDTRLLYCKGVAGSRVVHVDEEHVRDLWLYDDVVVPNVSMDIVKNSQEHVGRRSSGVCSYQEMVEYFNQKANISQSFPLGTFNSAFSFTGSKHIDATETKSLSSDGFYIPLAKVQLTNAHLTLQENVKRDIPVNWDPPSLASFIENFGTHVITSITIGGKDVIFVKHHRSSPLSTLEIKNYIQDIGNQRFSDINNHTSSLQTKFKDKVVDPFSFNNQEIHPQSASGTYLSGKDVRVIFRRRGGDDLEQDHSMWLRTVWSSPDVIQMTFCPITDLIDEVPGKEQLTHAIGLYLEYKPPIEELRYFLEFQIAHVWAPLHERIPGQQRKEPICPSLQFSIMGQKLYVSQEQITVGRLPVTGLRLFLEGSKQNRLSVHLQHLSSLPKILRPYWDTDVTIGAPKWQGPEEQDSRWFEPVKWKNFSHVSTAPVENPETFIGEFSGIYVVTGVQLGVWDFGPRSVLYMKLLFSRLPGCTIRRSFWDHTPTNPDNSSFGSRENNTTGSKLFKYVDLSEMSKGPQDPPGHWLVTGGKLGVEKGKIVLRVKYSLLSY
- the LOC100791420 gene encoding MACPF domain-containing protein CAD1 isoform X1, whose translation is MEEHVPALHTAINAVKALGRGFDVNCDTRLLYCKGVAGSRVVHVDEEHVRDLWLYDDVVVPNVSMDIVKNSQEHVGRRSSGVCSYQEMVEYFNQKANISQSFPLGTFNSAFSFTGSKHIDATETKSLSSDGFYIPLAKVQLTNAHLTLQENVKRDIPVNWDPPSLASFIENFGTHVITSITIGGKDVIFVKHHRSSPLSTLEIKNYIQDIGNQRFSDINNHTSSLQTKFKDKVVDPFSFNNQEIHPQSASGTYLSGKDVRVIFRRRGGDDLEQDHSMWLRTVWSSPDVIQMTFCPITDLIDEVPGKEQLTHAIGLYLESDKPPIEELRYFLEFQIAHVWAPLHERIPGQQRKEPICPSLQFSIMGQKLYVSQEQITVGRLPVTGLRLFLEGSKQNRLSVHLQHLSSLPKILRPYWDTDVTIGAPKWQGPEEQDSRWFEPVKWKNFSHVSTAPVENPETFIGEFSGIYVVTGVQLGVWDFGPRSVLYMKLLFSRLPGCTIRRSFWDHTPTNPDNSSFGSRENNTTGSKLFKYVDLSEMSKGPQDPPGHWLVTGGKLGVEKGKIVLRVKYSLLSY